One genomic region from Terriglobus aquaticus encodes:
- the ruvX gene encoding Holliday junction resolvase RuvX encodes MQEQPRILGLDIGDRRIGLAISDPFGTLAQPLLTLVRSSLRHDLKSIGRVLRKHAITEIVAGNPLYMSGDLSPQAQKAQAFAEAVRAEFGLPLHLWDERLTTTEAHRQLDTMGHEKIGRKGIIDQVAAVLILQAFLDHRRLAHEGYATESV; translated from the coding sequence ATGCAAGAGCAGCCCCGCATCCTGGGTCTCGACATCGGAGATCGCCGTATCGGCCTCGCCATCTCCGACCCCTTCGGCACGCTTGCCCAGCCGCTGCTCACGCTCGTCCGCAGCTCGCTTCGCCACGATCTCAAATCGATCGGCCGAGTCCTCCGCAAACACGCCATCACCGAGATCGTCGCCGGCAATCCGCTGTACATGAGCGGCGACCTAAGCCCGCAGGCGCAGAAAGCGCAAGCCTTCGCCGAAGCCGTCCGCGCCGAGTTCGGCCTGCCGCTGCACCTGTGGGACGAGCGCCTGACCACCACCGAGGCGCACCGCCAGCTTGACACCATGGGCCACGAAAAGATCGGCCGCAAAGGCATCATCGACCAGGTCGCCGCCGTGCTCATCCTGCAAGCCTTCCTCGACCACCGCCGCCTTGCGCATGAGGGCTATGCGACCGAATCCGTATAA